The DNA region ATAAAAATCCTCCCCAAACACCCTTTTATACCAAAGAGCCGCTTCTTTTGCCGCCTCGTAGCCCTTCGCGCCAAAGCGGATATTTCTTTCATTATAAATATTTAAATGCCAATTAACCTCACCTTGTAAGCAAGCAGAAGAGCAGATAAGCCCCTCGCTATGTTTTTCTAAAAGCTTTTTATTAATACGCGGATAATAATAAAGCCCGTGAATATAACTTTGCGAGCTAAGATACATTAAATTCTTATAACCTATTTCATTTTTCGCATAAAGGCAGAGATGAAAACGCTGTCTTGAGCTTTTATCGCCTAAATCGTCCATATTATGCAAATACGCCTCAAGCCCAATAATAGGCTTAAGCCCGTGCGATCTCATCGTTTGATAAAAATCAATCGCCCCAAACATATTCCCATGATCTGTCATCGCCACGCTTGTAGCACCTTGTTCTTTAAGCGTGAGGGCGAGTTCTTTAAGCTTGTTTGCCCCGTCTAGCATTGAATATTCTGTATGTAAGTGAAGATGTGTAAATTGACTCATTGCTAATCCTCGCTAAAATTTTTTAGAAAGATTATAAAAAATCCTTGCTGAATTTAAAGAATTTTAAAGAGCATTTTTATCTTTTTTCGTTAAAATCCTCAAACTTTAAATTTAAAGGATCAAAATGCAAATTAAAATTTATTATTGTCAAATATGAAACTATAAGCCACAAGCTGCAAGGGTTGCAGAAGAGTTGCAAAAGGACTTTAATGATGTGAAAGTCTCATTTGAAGTCGGTGGTAGAGGAGATTTTATAGTCGAGCTTGACGAAAAGGTCATTTTTTCTAAAAAGGCTTTAAAAGACGGGGAGCGTTTTCCTGAAGTTGGGGAGATTAGCAAACTCATTAAAGAAAATTAAAATAGGCGGTTAAAGCCGCCTTATCAAGCCTTACTTAAAGGCACAAGCATACCCTCATATAAAGCCTTATAAATTTCCTCTCCGCAAAGTGCTTTTGCAAGTTCCAAACCAAATAAAATCGCCGTTGCAGGACCTGCTCCTGTGATAACATTATCCCTCACAAGCACAGCTTTTTCGAGCCTTTGTCCCTTAAGTCCAGTCTCACAACCCGGATAACAAGCAAATTCCGCACTCAAAACCCCCGCTTCATTTAACACAATGGGCGAAGCACAAATCGCCGCAACAATCTTTTTGTCGCTATGAAGTTTTTTGATGATACTTAAAATCGTGCCATTATTTTTAAGATTATTCATACCATCAAAACCACCCGGCAAGGCTATGGCGTCAAGGCTTTTTGTATCGACACTTTCTAAAGAACACTCCGCCTTAATAAAAATGCCATTTGCACCCTTAACCCAAAGCTCACTATCTAAAGAAGCGATGATGAGTTCTAAATTCCCACTCATCGCACTCGCTCTTTTTAAAACATCTGCTATGCCTATAAATTCGGCTTCTTCAAAACCTACCGCAAGTGGAACTAAAACTCTTTTCATCTTTGCTCCTTATTTATGATTAAATTATTTTACAAATTTAAAGCAAACCTAAAACTTCTTCTTCACATCTTCAAGGATATTATTAGCTATATCACTAACAGTGTTAGAGATGATAGCACTTTCATTAGCAATTTCTACATTATCCTTAGTGGTTTGATCTATTTGAGCCACACTTTCATTAATCTGTGTGATACCAGCAGTTTGTTCTTTAATGCTTTCTGCCATATCATTGATAGATTGGACAAGTAAATTAGTATTTGCTTCTATCTCACTTAAAGACTTTTGGGTTCTTTCTGCTAGTTTTCTTACTTCATCAGCCACGACGGCAAAGCCTCTTCCGTGTTCTCCTGCTCTTGCAGCTTCTATGGCAGCATTAAGAGCTAGAAGATTGATTTGATCAGCTATATCACCTATAATGCTTGTTACATTTTTAATATCTTCACTTTGAGCGATAACATCACTTGTTTTTTGAGAAACATTTTGCATAGAGGAGGTTATCTCTTCTAAAGCAGCAGCAGTTTCTTCTAAAGAAGCAGCTTGAGAATTTGAACTTGTAGTAAGGTTTTGCACAGCGTTTTGAAGTTTGGAGCTTTCATTGGCTAAAGAATTTGCAAAATCAGAGCTTTGTTTAAGCATTTTGATGATTTCTTCGCCTAAGGCATTAGTGGTTACTTCTACACTACCGCTTGCATTTTCTATTTTGTGTCTAAAGTCTAGGCTTTTAAATTCTTCAAAGATAGAATGAATTTTATTCATATCTTTACCCACTTTAGTTTGTAAGACATCAAGGAGATTATTAAGAACGCTTTTAAGTTCTATGAGTTGTGGGTTTCTAGGATTAGCTGTGATTCTTGCTGTTAAATCTCCGTTTTCGACTATGCCTACTGTGGTAACACTTTCTTTTACAGCTTGTTTATCTTGGTCTAAGCCTTCTTTGGTGGCTTTGATGTTTTCGTTAATAGCAGCTGCCATTTGACCAAATTCATCGCTTGTTTTAATGCTAATGGTAGAGATGTCTTGTGTTTTATGATTGATGAAATCAAAGAAGGAGTTGAGACCGGATTGGATGGAGTTGAGTGGATATAAATTTCTAGCAATTAAAATTCTTACCAAAAGAAGTGCTACGATGATAGCCACTAAACCAGAAATAACTTGTTGAAACAAAATTTTATTACTCGCTTTAGAACAACTACTTTCAGCTGTAATGGTGCAAATTCTAAAATAAGGATTAAAGGTTAAATCGCACATTACCGCCTGTGCTTTACCATCATTACCTTTGACATAAAATAAAGTATCGTCATTATCATCATCTAAAAGATGTGGATTTGCCTTAATTGCATTAGCAATATTTTTACTTAAAGTTGTTTTGCTTAAAATTTTCTCTTCTTCTTCGTGGAAAAGTATATCACCATTAGGACTAATCACTTGAGAATACGACTCCGCAGTGCGTCCCATCATTAAAATTTGGTCAGAAATCGCTGCTAAATTCAAATCTCCACCCACTATACCGACAAATGTGCCATTATGGATAACTGACACGGTATAAGTGATGACTGTTTTGCCATCTGTTGCATTTTTATAAGGTTCGGTGGCGATTAGCTTATCTTCTTGTTTAGTTTTTTCATACCAAGGTCTTGTTTTGAAATCAAGTTGCTTAAGGCTAAGTGAAGTGCGATTTGAAAGGTAAGTTTTAGCATTTTGCTCACTTGCAAAGAAAACTTCGCCAAATTCTGCCGTTTTAAGTGTCATTTCAAGTAACTCATAAATTTCGTCTTCGTCCAAATGTCCTATTTGAGAGGCTAGAACGGTCATAGCATTTCTTTTAAATCCTATTAAAAGTCTTTAAGGTATC from Campylobacter upsaliensis includes:
- a CDS encoding SelT/SelW/SelH family (seleno)protein — encoded protein: MQIKIYYCQIUNYKPQAARVAEELQKDFNDVKVSFEVGGRGDFIVELDEKVIFSKKALKDGERFPEVGEISKLIKEN
- a CDS encoding DJ-1 family glyoxalase III, whose translation is MKRVLVPLAVGFEEAEFIGIADVLKRASAMSGNLELIIASLDSELWVKGANGIFIKAECSLESVDTKSLDAIALPGGFDGMNNLKNNGTILSIIKKLHSDKKIVAAICASPIVLNEAGVLSAEFACYPGCETGLKGQRLEKAVLVRDNVITGAGPATAILFGLELAKALCGEEIYKALYEGMLVPLSKA
- a CDS encoding methyl-accepting chemotaxis protein, coding for MTVLASQIGHLDEDEIYELLEMTLKTAEFGEVFFASEQNAKTYLSNRTSLSLKQLDFKTRPWYEKTKQEDKLIATEPYKNATDGKTVITYTVSVIHNGTFVGIVGGDLNLAAISDQILMMGRTAESYSQVISPNGDILFHEEEEKILSKTTLSKNIANAIKANPHLLDDDNDDTLFYVKGNDGKAQAVMCDLTFNPYFRICTITAESSCSKASNKILFQQVISGLVAIIVALLLVRILIARNLYPLNSIQSGLNSFFDFINHKTQDISTISIKTSDEFGQMAAAINENIKATKEGLDQDKQAVKESVTTVGIVENGDLTARITANPRNPQLIELKSVLNNLLDVLQTKVGKDMNKIHSIFEEFKSLDFRHKIENASGSVEVTTNALGEEIIKMLKQSSDFANSLANESSKLQNAVQNLTTSSNSQAASLEETAAALEEITSSMQNVSQKTSDVIAQSEDIKNVTSIIGDIADQINLLALNAAIEAARAGEHGRGFAVVADEVRKLAERTQKSLSEIEANTNLLVQSINDMAESIKEQTAGITQINESVAQIDQTTKDNVEIANESAIISNTVSDIANNILEDVKKKF